One window of the bacterium genome contains the following:
- a CDS encoding HAD hydrolase-like protein, whose amino-acid sequence MDKPLLIFDYDGVLVDTTKFLEVEVHKKLNELGYNIPWSNEEMSDLFDENIIVALIERGLKPKDMCTIWEHIQNVSKDREISLCEGVSQMLLALDSKCSMAIVSSNSSETIRNVLGRLGILQHFSTISGGDEEMGKVERMRKCMSGHGVTEDST is encoded by the coding sequence ATGGACAAGCCGCTCCTCATCTTCGACTACGACGGGGTGCTCGTCGACACGACGAAATTCCTAGAGGTCGAAGTCCATAAGAAGCTCAATGAGCTGGGCTACAATATACCCTGGTCGAACGAGGAGATGTCGGACCTCTTCGACGAAAACATCATAGTCGCGCTCATCGAGAGGGGGCTCAAACCCAAGGACATGTGCACGATATGGGAGCACATCCAGAATGTCTCCAAAGACAGGGAGATAAGCCTTTGCGAGGGGGTTTCGCAGATGCTCCTGGCGCTGGATTCGAAGTGCAGCATGGCTATAGTCTCCTCCAACTCAAGCGAGACGATACGCAACGTCCTGGGCAGGCTGGGCATCCTCCAGCATTTCTCCACCATATCCGGCGGCGACGAGGAGATGGGCAAGGTCGAGCGGATGCGCAAGTGTATGTCGGGCCACGGCGTCACGGAGGATAGCACGA
- a CDS encoding polyprenyl synthetase family protein has protein sequence MLSRIMSPVARELGMMESVLSAESAFGVPGADSVAMHVSEKAGKKIRPAVFLLAARALSNDGFEARAAEMAKIAAAIELVHTASLLHDDVLDESMTRRGRPSANALFGNRASILAGDLLWCRASEIIIKTENPRLLTEFVRAARRTTLGEMMEESSHNDRDAYLAMVEAKTGSLFSVAAHSAAIVTSSGEGLEEALSDYGSSLGIAFQIADDVIDSGDDKNPLTAKAVFMLGGKTDALKLALEFSERAKGRLAGLPPSGEIESLRLLADYAVSRAKQLHSF, from the coding sequence ATGCTCTCCAGAATCATGTCGCCTGTGGCGCGCGAACTCGGGATGATGGAAAGCGTCCTGTCGGCCGAGTCCGCGTTCGGCGTTCCGGGCGCAGACTCAGTGGCCATGCACGTCTCGGAAAAAGCGGGCAAGAAGATAAGGCCCGCGGTCTTTTTGCTCGCGGCCAGGGCGCTGTCGAACGACGGATTCGAGGCGCGCGCCGCAGAGATGGCAAAGATAGCAGCTGCGATCGAACTCGTGCACACGGCGAGCCTTCTCCACGACGACGTGCTCGACGAGTCCATGACGAGACGCGGCCGGCCCTCCGCGAACGCGCTGTTCGGAAACCGCGCAAGCATCCTCGCCGGAGACCTCCTCTGGTGCAGGGCGTCCGAGATAATAATCAAGACGGAAAACCCGAGACTGCTCACCGAATTCGTTCGCGCGGCGAGGCGCACAACGCTGGGCGAGATGATGGAGGAGAGCTCGCACAACGATCGCGACGCGTATCTCGCGATGGTCGAGGCAAAGACCGGCTCACTCTTCTCCGTCGCAGCGCATTCGGCCGCGATAGTGACCTCCAGCGGCGAAGGCCTCGAGGAAGCACTCTCAGACTACGGCTCCTCCCTGGGAATCGCGTTCCAGATCGCGGACGACGTCATCGATTCCGGGGATGACAAGAATCCCCTCACTGCAAAGGCCGTATTCATGCTCGGCGGAAAAACGGATGCGCTGAAGCTGGCCCTTGAGTTCAGCGAAAGGGCGAAGGGCCGCCTCGCGGGGCTCCCACCCTCCGGCGAGATCGAATCCCTAAGGCTCCTGGCGGATTACGCGGTCTCGAGGGCAAAGCAACTGCACAGTTTTTGA
- a CDS encoding helix-hairpin-helix domain-containing protein, producing the protein MRSKIVSKKVCMLLGLLAILVMAGNAAAATQATSFPVNVNTASVEQLMEVPGIGTAKANAIVDYRQQKQFESVADLVNVKGIGDKLLAKITPYVTVGGKTETAKPGTAGNSLN; encoded by the coding sequence ATGAGATCCAAGATCGTATCGAAGAAGGTGTGCATGCTGCTGGGGCTCCTGGCGATTCTGGTCATGGCTGGAAACGCCGCTGCGGCGACGCAGGCGACGTCGTTCCCGGTGAACGTCAACACCGCCAGCGTGGAGCAGCTCATGGAGGTGCCCGGCATCGGAACCGCAAAGGCCAACGCGATCGTCGACTATCGCCAGCAGAAGCAGTTCGAGTCCGTAGCCGACCTCGTGAACGTGAAGGGCATAGGCGACAAGCTTCTCGCCAAGATCACGCCCTACGTAACGGTCGGAGGCAAAACCGAGACAGCTAAACCTGGCACGGCGGGAAATTCACTCAACTGA
- a CDS encoding alpha/beta fold hydrolase: MNGCLVVHGLTGTPGTALSLKEALLRAGFYVSAPCLAGHGVSMEDLEKSTWMEWYETVRTAFGELRRESEKVYFAGTSLGALLGLKLAIDEGWGVRAMALMATPLKFSWFERLAIPLVRYTPLRWAVKSIPKEVGLSVADPEGQKRYEELSLPAIPSRAVFQIADLQRELLPNLSKITNPVLLLHGLNDTVAPKENVELVKKNLSSDIVETIIMPNSRHVLTMDYDKDNVARAIVDFFERFA; the protein is encoded by the coding sequence ATGAACGGTTGCCTCGTCGTACATGGTCTCACAGGAACGCCCGGCACGGCGCTCTCTCTCAAGGAAGCGCTGCTTCGTGCGGGTTTTTACGTTTCCGCACCGTGCCTCGCCGGGCACGGCGTGTCCATGGAGGACCTGGAAAAATCCACATGGATGGAATGGTACGAGACCGTGCGCACGGCGTTCGGCGAATTGAGGCGCGAGTCCGAAAAGGTCTATTTTGCGGGCACCTCCCTCGGCGCGCTCCTGGGACTCAAGCTCGCGATCGACGAGGGTTGGGGCGTTCGGGCCATGGCGCTGATGGCGACGCCTCTCAAGTTCAGCTGGTTCGAGAGGCTGGCCATCCCGCTGGTGAGATATACCCCGCTTCGATGGGCCGTGAAATCCATCCCAAAGGAGGTTGGCCTGAGCGTGGCCGATCCTGAGGGCCAAAAGCGCTACGAGGAGCTCTCCCTCCCGGCGATCCCGTCCAGGGCGGTCTTTCAGATCGCCGACCTGCAGAGGGAGCTCTTGCCGAATCTGTCAAAGATCACAAACCCGGTGCTCCTGCTCCACGGCCTGAACGATACGGTGGCCCCGAAGGAGAACGTTGAACTGGTGAAAAAAAATCTCTCATCTGATATAGTCGAAACCATCATCATGCCCAACTCGCGCCATGTGCTGACCATGGATTACGACAAGGACAACGTGGCCAGGGCTATCGTGGATTTTTTCGAGAGGTTCGCTTGA